From a region of the Streptomyces venezuelae genome:
- a CDS encoding DUF1775 domain-containing protein, whose protein sequence is MSTNRSRIRLPLSRPVFTAAAALVVLGLAAGPAVAHAGVTASDPRALAENVTLSFTSEAESDTAGIAELRVVLPQGIAPDAVALKDAPEEWKLTATPDGYAIGGPALATGTDAEYSITVRQLPDAKSLAFKTLETYGDGKVSRWIEVPAGGEKVDNPAPVLELKAAAPGARAIAPSPSPSPTPSTAPSVQPSAAPSGPVAPAGARATGEEEAGGQETGNTTGLAVGAGATALLLAAAGFWWVRRNRGGA, encoded by the coding sequence ATGAGCACGAACAGGTCGCGCATCCGCCTCCCGCTCTCCAGGCCGGTGTTCACGGCCGCCGCCGCCCTCGTGGTCCTGGGCCTGGCCGCCGGGCCGGCCGTCGCGCACGCCGGGGTCACCGCCTCCGACCCGCGCGCGCTCGCCGAGAACGTCACCCTGTCCTTCACATCCGAGGCGGAGTCGGACACCGCGGGCATCGCGGAGCTGAGGGTGGTCCTCCCCCAGGGCATCGCTCCGGACGCCGTGGCACTCAAGGACGCTCCCGAGGAGTGGAAGCTGACGGCCACACCGGACGGTTACGCGATCGGTGGCCCCGCTCTGGCCACCGGCACCGATGCCGAATACAGCATCACCGTGCGCCAGCTGCCCGACGCGAAGTCCCTGGCGTTCAAGACCCTGGAGACCTACGGCGACGGCAAGGTCTCCCGCTGGATCGAAGTGCCCGCAGGCGGCGAGAAGGTCGACAACCCGGCTCCCGTGCTGGAGCTGAAGGCGGCGGCTCCCGGGGCCCGGGCGATCGCCCCGAGCCCGTCACCGTCTCCGACGCCGAGCACCGCCCCGTCCGTCCAGCCGTCCGCGGCGCCGTCCGGTCCTGTCGCGCCCGCCGGCGCGCGGGCGACCGGCGAGGAGGAGGCGGGCGGACAGGAGACGGGCAACACCACCGGCCTGGCCGTCGGCGCAGGAGCCACCGCGCTCCTGCTCGCCGCCGCCGGATTCTGGTGGGTACGCCGCAACCGCGGCGGAGCCTGA
- a CDS encoding PRC-barrel domain containing protein: MAENMWAYRISVDYLAADLTGYEVEALDGSIGKVDQHSDEVTDAYLVVDTGGRIPGEEVLLPAGLVTRIDHAVQKIHVDRTKEQIEAAPEFRRGEPLADTDGREALGTHYLSGMPFGVPPA; the protein is encoded by the coding sequence ATGGCGGAGAACATGTGGGCCTACCGCATCAGCGTCGACTACCTCGCGGCCGACCTCACCGGCTACGAGGTCGAGGCGCTCGACGGCAGCATCGGCAAGGTCGACCAGCACTCCGACGAGGTCACCGACGCCTATCTGGTCGTCGACACGGGCGGACGGATCCCCGGCGAGGAGGTCCTGCTGCCGGCCGGCCTGGTGACCCGTATCGACCATGCGGTGCAGAAGATCCACGTGGACCGTACGAAGGAACAGATCGAGGCGGCTCCGGAGTTCCGCCGGGGGGAGCCCCTCGCAGACACCGACGGTCGCGAGGCCCTGGGCACGCACTACCTCTCCGGCATGCCGTTCGGCGTTCCGCCCGCCTGA
- a CDS encoding serine/threonine-protein kinase, translated as MNVAGMHIGGRYRLEALLGRGGMGEVWRAHDSRLDRKVAIKFLAQDLADGRVAERFHREARVTARLQHPGITQVFDSGAQDGRLHLVMELLDGANLGAVLRGRTSGLPVHRAVDLTAQVADALSYAHGADIVHRDIKPANLMLVAGGRVKVCDFGIARFVHADSGLTREGTLLGTPDYMAPEQCQGRRVDGRADLYALGCVLFALLTGRPPFTTHGDFRVVMLDHLHTPPPCPASLRPGVPAGIDRIVSELLAKDPRDRPAHAGAVADRLRDLASRRTRAPLSAPRPGATVPHAPRPDPRYAYAGRPAPAAPASGFTLEAHHDERPHPAATEVNAIVTVTAAGAAPHDAVTAAPRALVFLLGLSDGLPAADFDAVRAAVGAAVDGLDEGASFAVVTGAAHARMLYPDTMRLVRANAQTKAEARAALARLEPIGAVALGSWLRLADRLLAAHGDAVRTAVLLVDLTTTAESPEELPAVLASCAGRFSCHARGIGTDWEVAAVRAVTTALSGTLDIVAHPSRHTSHLTGELASLVARTRQAFARDLALRVALPGGGRLRCVKQLTPSVDDLTGHGYQVGPGTGEYPIEVPDGESREYHLLLELPPGRRQDRAVAVAAELSIVARPPSGDGQTLARLPIPVRRARQDPHGTG; from the coding sequence GTGAACGTCGCGGGAATGCACATCGGCGGCCGGTACCGGCTGGAGGCGCTGCTCGGACGCGGCGGGATGGGCGAGGTGTGGCGGGCCCACGACTCCCGGCTCGATCGCAAGGTGGCGATCAAGTTCCTCGCCCAGGATCTCGCCGACGGCCGGGTCGCCGAGCGGTTCCACCGCGAGGCCCGGGTCACGGCGCGGCTCCAGCACCCGGGTATCACCCAGGTCTTCGACAGCGGCGCGCAGGACGGGCGGCTCCACCTCGTGATGGAGCTGCTCGACGGGGCGAACCTGGGCGCGGTACTGCGGGGACGGACCTCCGGGCTCCCCGTGCACCGGGCGGTGGACCTGACCGCGCAGGTCGCCGACGCGCTCTCGTACGCGCACGGGGCGGACATCGTGCACCGGGACATCAAGCCCGCCAACCTCATGCTGGTCGCCGGAGGCCGGGTGAAGGTGTGCGACTTCGGCATCGCCCGGTTCGTCCATGCGGACTCCGGTCTGACCCGTGAGGGCACCCTGCTGGGGACGCCCGACTACATGGCACCCGAACAGTGCCAGGGCCGGCGGGTCGACGGCCGGGCCGACCTCTACGCCCTGGGCTGTGTTCTGTTCGCCCTGCTCACCGGGCGGCCGCCGTTCACCACGCACGGCGATTTCCGGGTCGTGATGCTGGATCACCTCCACACCCCGCCCCCGTGCCCGGCCTCGCTGCGGCCCGGCGTGCCCGCCGGGATCGACCGGATCGTCTCGGAACTGCTCGCGAAGGACCCCCGTGACCGCCCGGCCCATGCCGGGGCCGTGGCCGACCGGCTCAGGGACCTGGCATCCCGGCGCACCCGCGCACCGCTCTCCGCGCCCCGACCGGGCGCCACCGTCCCGCACGCCCCCCGACCGGATCCCCGGTACGCGTACGCCGGCCGCCCCGCACCGGCTGCGCCCGCCTCCGGTTTCACCCTGGAGGCGCACCACGACGAGCGTCCTCACCCGGCGGCGACCGAGGTCAACGCGATCGTGACGGTGACAGCCGCGGGAGCGGCTCCCCACGACGCGGTGACGGCGGCGCCCCGGGCCCTGGTCTTCCTGCTCGGGCTCTCCGACGGGCTTCCCGCAGCGGACTTCGACGCCGTCCGGGCCGCGGTCGGGGCTGCCGTCGACGGCCTGGACGAGGGCGCCTCCTTCGCCGTCGTCACGGGCGCGGCACATGCCCGGATGCTCTACCCCGACACCATGCGCCTGGTCCGGGCGAACGCGCAGACCAAGGCCGAGGCGCGCGCCGCGCTGGCCCGGCTGGAGCCGATCGGGGCGGTCGCCCTCGGCAGCTGGCTGCGGCTCGCCGACCGGCTGCTGGCCGCGCACGGCGACGCCGTGCGCACCGCGGTCCTCCTCGTCGACCTGACCACCACGGCCGAGAGCCCCGAGGAGCTGCCGGCCGTGCTCGCCTCGTGCGCGGGCCGCTTCTCCTGCCACGCCCGCGGCATCGGAACCGACTGGGAGGTCGCCGCGGTCAGAGCCGTCACGACGGCACTGTCCGGCACTCTGGACATCGTCGCGCATCCCTCACGGCACACGTCGCACCTGACAGGGGAACTGGCCTCGCTCGTTGCCCGGACCCGCCAGGCCTTCGCCCGTGACCTCGCCCTGCGGGTCGCGCTGCCCGGAGGCGGGCGGCTGCGGTGCGTCAAGCAGCTCACCCCGTCCGTGGACGACCTCACCGGCCACGGGTACCAGGTCGGCCCCGGCACCGGTGAGTACCCCATCGAGGTTCCGGACGGCGAGTCCCGCGAATACCACCTCCTGCTGGAGCTGCCACCCGGCCGGCGTCAGGACCGGGCGGTCGCGGTCGCGGCCGAGCTGAGCATCGTCGCGCGTCCCCCGTCCGGCGACGGACAGACGCTCGCCCGGCTGCCGATACCGGTCCGGCGGGCCCGGCAGGATCCGCACGGGACGGGCTAA
- a CDS encoding SAV_915 family protein gives MCLFQYDDDPEPEERVPAGPLYVRVLPGRPGVVVRLFRTPLGARTAVGFTSAQRLAATLGAGQQWIRLSGSALRAMAEPVGASLLTVDPTLTAPAVTGTAAGPAPDAAAGAVTASVAQAPETTARTA, from the coding sequence ATGTGTTTGTTCCAGTACGACGACGACCCGGAGCCCGAGGAACGCGTCCCGGCCGGGCCCCTGTACGTACGGGTCCTGCCGGGAAGGCCGGGGGTGGTGGTACGGCTGTTCCGCACCCCGCTGGGAGCACGCACCGCCGTGGGCTTCACCAGTGCGCAGCGGCTGGCCGCGACGCTCGGCGCCGGCCAGCAGTGGATCCGGCTCTCCGGGTCCGCGCTCCGCGCGATGGCGGAACCGGTCGGAGCGTCGCTGCTGACCGTCGACCCGACCCTCACGGCGCCCGCGGTGACCGGGACGGCTGCCGGGCCCGCTCCTGACGCGGCTGCCGGGGCGGTCACCGCTTCGGTGGCGCAGGCTCCCGAGACCACTGCCCGGACCGCCTGA
- a CDS encoding magnesium and cobalt transport protein CorA, translating to MIVDCAHYRDGRRQHEGAMPLEQAAARCRQGGFVWLGVFEPGPEELDRVRGIFGLHELAVEDASAFHLRPKAEQYEDGTELIILRTARYDDEREEIDTGEISVFLADHFVITVRQGIASELHEARSRLESRPELLKAGSAATLWAILDQVVDSYAPVVGELERDIEQIEATVFSGEVAPTERIYSLRREATDFYRAVHPLLAVLTRRLQPGRTPPALRPYMRDVHDHLLLVNEEVAAQRDLLATVLEANIAVISVEQNKINLRQSATMERLTILASVFLPLSFVVGFFGQNFPWLIAHISGFTAFLTLTVLGLLLPCLMLYVWLHRRRSRPTPPAPGASRAARHAPAASAK from the coding sequence ATGATCGTCGACTGCGCACACTACCGGGACGGGCGTCGACAGCACGAGGGCGCGATGCCACTGGAGCAGGCGGCCGCACGCTGCCGGCAGGGCGGGTTCGTCTGGCTGGGCGTCTTCGAACCAGGTCCCGAGGAACTGGACCGGGTCCGCGGGATCTTCGGGCTCCACGAGCTCGCCGTCGAGGACGCCTCGGCCTTCCACCTGCGACCGAAGGCCGAGCAGTACGAGGACGGCACCGAACTGATCATCCTGCGCACGGCACGCTACGACGACGAGCGCGAGGAGATCGACACCGGCGAGATCAGCGTCTTCCTCGCCGACCACTTCGTGATCACCGTCCGCCAGGGCATCGCGAGCGAGCTGCACGAGGCCCGGAGCCGGCTCGAAAGCCGCCCCGAGCTGCTCAAGGCCGGCAGCGCCGCCACGCTGTGGGCGATCCTCGACCAGGTCGTCGACAGCTACGCTCCGGTCGTCGGCGAACTGGAGCGCGACATCGAGCAGATCGAGGCCACGGTGTTCTCCGGGGAGGTCGCCCCGACCGAACGGATCTACTCCCTGCGCCGCGAGGCCACCGACTTCTACCGGGCCGTCCACCCGCTGCTCGCCGTGCTCACCAGGCGGCTGCAGCCAGGCAGGACCCCGCCCGCGCTCCGGCCGTACATGCGTGACGTGCACGACCACCTGCTCCTGGTCAACGAGGAGGTCGCCGCCCAACGCGACCTCCTGGCCACGGTCCTGGAAGCCAACATCGCCGTGATCTCCGTGGAGCAGAACAAGATCAACCTCCGGCAGAGCGCCACCATGGAACGGCTCACGATCCTCGCGAGCGTGTTCCTCCCGCTGTCCTTCGTGGTCGGCTTCTTCGGACAGAACTTCCCCTGGCTGATCGCCCACATCAGCGGCTTCACGGCGTTCCTCACCCTCACCGTCCTCGGGCTGCTCCTGCCGTGCCTGATGCTGTACGTCTGGCTGCACCGGCGCCGCAGCCGTCCGACACCGCCGGCGCCCGGGGCGAGCCGCGCCGCCCGGCACGCCCCGGCGGCGTCCGCGAAGTGA
- a CDS encoding copper resistance CopC/CopD family protein, whose product MHTGSPTARTSPTVLARVAALLVLLALILGGAGPAFAHAGLSGSDPADGTVLKTAPKQVTLTFTESVSFSEDSLRVLTPQNERANPRPAQYADGKDNTARVELSGELPEGTYTVAWRVVSADGHPIAGAFVFSIGKPSDTAAVVATGSSDDTAAGRLYGFFRYVAYSGLALLVGAAAFVLVCWPSAGALRPVRRLLAVGWAALAVSTVALLLLRGPYETAGALTSAFDPSRLGRTVTGRSGIALIARLVLLAAAAVALRRLAVRSDHRDDGSPLPDLGARVRAGGAVLALALAFTWASAEHASAGIQVPLAIPVSVLHLLAMGVWLGGLITLLVLLRRRGSGSRALPASAIGRFSSLAFTAVAVLAGTGMYQSWRQAGSWEALSSTSYGRILAVKIAAVVLVLCVAFFSRRWTARLLHEAPPAVEPVTVPEPVPVPVPVMAVQTAGAEPAPEATDHGGTSGVPGGGEPGEGAEPPVSGADGYRRGLRRTVAVEAVLGVVVLAITTLLTGTQPSRAAGPAPTAAAPQLQVKVVTIPFDMGTAKGRGTVQITLDPGRVGENTVEAVVYTADGGLATVPELRLTLTQNDLGIGPLDADLKDQKGYWATYDLRLPMPGVWTLNVTVRTTDIDQVTVRESVRIT is encoded by the coding sequence ATGCACACCGGATCACCGACCGCGAGGACGTCACCGACGGTCCTGGCGCGGGTCGCCGCCCTGCTCGTCCTGCTCGCCCTGATCCTCGGCGGGGCGGGCCCGGCCTTCGCGCACGCCGGCCTCAGCGGTTCCGATCCCGCGGACGGCACCGTCCTCAAGACGGCTCCGAAGCAGGTCACGCTCACCTTCACGGAGTCGGTCAGCTTCTCCGAGGACTCGCTGAGAGTGCTGACCCCGCAGAACGAGCGTGCGAACCCGCGTCCGGCACAGTACGCGGACGGCAAGGACAACACGGCGCGGGTCGAGCTGTCCGGCGAACTCCCCGAAGGCACCTACACGGTGGCCTGGCGGGTCGTCTCCGCCGACGGCCACCCGATCGCGGGAGCGTTCGTCTTCTCGATCGGCAAGCCGTCCGACACCGCCGCCGTGGTGGCGACCGGCTCCTCCGACGACACGGCGGCCGGACGCCTGTACGGCTTCTTCCGCTACGTCGCCTACAGCGGCCTCGCCCTTCTGGTCGGAGCCGCCGCCTTCGTCCTCGTGTGCTGGCCCTCCGCAGGCGCCCTTCGTCCGGTACGCCGCCTGCTGGCAGTGGGCTGGGCGGCACTGGCGGTGTCCACCGTGGCCCTGTTGCTGCTGCGCGGCCCGTACGAGACGGCCGGCGCGCTGACCTCGGCGTTCGATCCGTCCCGGCTGGGCCGAACCGTCACCGGGAGGTCCGGGATCGCGCTGATCGCCCGGCTCGTGCTGCTCGCGGCCGCCGCGGTGGCGCTGCGGCGGCTGGCCGTACGATCCGACCACCGCGACGACGGATCGCCGCTGCCTGACCTCGGTGCCCGGGTCCGCGCGGGCGGGGCGGTTCTCGCCCTGGCCCTGGCCTTCACCTGGGCTTCCGCGGAACACGCCTCCGCCGGCATCCAGGTGCCGCTGGCCATTCCGGTCTCCGTGCTGCACCTGCTGGCCATGGGGGTCTGGCTGGGCGGCCTGATCACCCTGCTCGTCCTCCTGCGGCGTCGTGGTTCCGGCAGCCGTGCCCTCCCGGCGTCCGCGATCGGCCGCTTCTCCTCCCTGGCCTTCACCGCCGTCGCCGTTCTGGCCGGCACGGGGATGTACCAGTCCTGGCGGCAGGCCGGCTCGTGGGAGGCGCTGTCCAGCACGTCGTACGGCAGGATCCTCGCCGTGAAGATCGCCGCGGTGGTCCTCGTGCTGTGCGTGGCCTTCTTCTCCCGCCGCTGGACGGCCCGCCTCCTTCACGAGGCGCCGCCCGCCGTGGAACCGGTGACGGTACCCGAGCCCGTACCCGTACCCGTGCCGGTGATGGCCGTTCAGACGGCCGGCGCGGAGCCTGCCCCGGAGGCGACCGACCACGGCGGCACGTCCGGTGTGCCCGGCGGGGGTGAGCCGGGGGAGGGCGCCGAGCCGCCCGTCTCCGGGGCCGACGGATACCGGCGAGGCCTGCGCCGCACCGTGGCCGTCGAGGCCGTACTCGGTGTCGTGGTCCTGGCGATCACGACCCTGCTCACCGGAACCCAGCCCAGCCGTGCCGCCGGTCCGGCCCCGACGGCGGCCGCGCCGCAGCTGCAGGTGAAGGTGGTGACGATCCCGTTCGACATGGGAACGGCCAAGGGGCGCGGCACGGTGCAGATCACGCTGGATCCGGGGCGCGTCGGGGAGAACACCGTCGAGGCCGTCGTGTACACCGCGGACGGCGGACTCGCCACCGTCCCCGAACTCCGCCTCACCCTCACGCAGAACGACCTCGGCATCGGCCCGCTGGACGCCGACCTCAAGGACCAGAAGGGGTACTGGGCCACGTACGACCTGCGGCTGCCCATGCCCGGTGTCTGGACCCTGAACGTCACCGTGCGCACCACCGACATCGATCAGGTCACCGTGCGCGAGAGCGTCCGCATCACGTAG
- the lysA gene encoding diaminopimelate decarboxylase encodes MAIASLSEIPAGAGELSVWPASTTRLPHGDMAVGGVSLAEIADRFDTPAYVLDEGEVRERCRTYRAALPEADVLYAAKAFLCRAMVRWVEEEGLGLDVCSAGELELAVTAGFPPERIVLHGNAKAPRDIGAALRLGVGRIVVDGPSEIARIAAAVGPQGRQRVMVRVVPGVSAGGHEKIRTGTEGQKFGLSPADGSAQDAVARILGQPRLELTGLHCHIGSQITEVEPYLVALRTMVGLMALVRDAHGVVLPELDMGGGHGIAYRPGESALDLTALARGLRTELGESCAAAGLPVPRLVIEPGRAVAGPAGVALYRVLAVKRTGRKVFVAVDGGMSDNPRPVLYGVRYAPRLVGRHSAAAARTATVVGRHCEAGDVLAADVELPGDVHPGDLLAVPVAGAYQLSMASGYNMVGRPPVIAVHEGTSRLLVRRETLEDLRSRDVAG; translated from the coding sequence ATGGCCATCGCCTCGCTTTCCGAGATTCCGGCCGGAGCCGGTGAACTGTCCGTGTGGCCCGCCTCCACCACCCGGCTTCCGCACGGTGACATGGCCGTCGGCGGGGTGTCGCTGGCGGAGATCGCCGACCGGTTCGACACCCCGGCCTACGTTCTGGACGAGGGTGAGGTCCGCGAGCGGTGCCGTACCTACCGGGCGGCCCTCCCCGAGGCCGACGTCCTCTACGCCGCCAAGGCCTTCCTCTGCCGCGCGATGGTGCGCTGGGTGGAGGAGGAGGGACTGGGCCTGGACGTCTGCTCCGCCGGGGAGCTGGAACTCGCCGTCACCGCCGGGTTCCCGCCGGAGCGGATCGTGCTGCACGGCAACGCGAAGGCGCCCCGGGACATCGGGGCGGCGCTGCGGCTCGGGGTCGGCCGTATCGTCGTCGACGGACCGTCCGAGATCGCCCGGATCGCGGCCGCCGTCGGACCGCAGGGGCGCCAGAGGGTGATGGTGCGGGTGGTGCCGGGCGTCTCGGCCGGGGGCCACGAGAAGATCCGCACCGGTACCGAGGGCCAGAAGTTCGGCCTCTCCCCCGCCGACGGATCGGCGCAGGACGCCGTCGCCCGGATCCTCGGCCAGCCCCGGCTCGAACTGACCGGCCTGCACTGTCACATCGGCTCCCAGATCACCGAGGTGGAGCCCTACCTCGTCGCCCTGCGCACCATGGTCGGGCTGATGGCCCTCGTCCGTGACGCACACGGCGTCGTCCTGCCCGAACTGGACATGGGCGGCGGCCACGGCATCGCCTACCGGCCGGGCGAGTCCGCCCTCGACCTCACGGCCCTGGCCCGCGGCCTGCGTACCGAACTCGGCGAAAGCTGCGCCGCCGCGGGCCTGCCCGTGCCCCGGCTCGTCATCGAACCCGGGCGTGCCGTCGCCGGTCCCGCGGGGGTCGCCCTGTACCGCGTGCTCGCCGTCAAGCGCACCGGCCGGAAGGTGTTCGTCGCCGTGGACGGCGGGATGAGCGACAATCCGCGGCCCGTCCTGTACGGGGTGCGCTACGCGCCCCGGCTGGTCGGCCGGCACTCCGCTGCCGCGGCCCGCACGGCCACGGTCGTCGGCCGGCACTGCGAGGCCGGGGACGTTCTCGCGGCCGATGTGGAGCTGCCGGGGGACGTCCACCCCGGTGACCTGCTCGCCGTACCGGTGGCGGGCGCGTACCAGCTGTCCATGGCCTCCGGTTACAACATGGTCGGGCGTCCTCCGGTGATAGCCGTCCACGAGGGCACCTCACGGCTGCTGGTCCGCCGCGAGACGCTGGAGGACCTCCGCAGCCGGGACGTCGCCGGTTAG
- a CDS encoding serine hydrolase domain-containing protein, translated as MTSHFSTEATTEATTRATTGGTPAVPAAPAAATPDRSAMQTVLDRAAAPGGTPGIVVEVRDRHGAWFGSAGVSDTASGEKRHPSERFRIGSTTKAFTATLVLQLAAEGRLSLDDTMERWLPGMVTGNGYDGRSITIRHLLNHTSGIFNYGNDAEFFKKGIGAEWFQHRYDSHTPAQLIGIGLATPAPFAPGEAFLYSNTNYFLAALIVEKVTGGTLAEALTQRIVDPLALTGTYLPGEEPTIRGPHPRHYSTLFASETPPRIHDATEMNQSFAWAAGGIISTTGDLQRFFGALLGGRLLPAEQQREMFTTVDTTGPVPWIPGTGYGLGVFSWTLPSGVTVWGNAGATYGSWTCAMGSRDGEHLLTSQLGGDWCGLAPFVDVLGTEFGPAAGN; from the coding sequence ATGACCAGTCACTTCTCCACCGAGGCGACCACCGAAGCGACCACCCGGGCGACCACCGGGGGAACGCCGGCGGTCCCGGCAGCGCCCGCCGCGGCCACCCCCGACCGCTCCGCGATGCAGACCGTCCTGGACCGTGCCGCCGCCCCGGGCGGGACTCCCGGCATCGTCGTCGAGGTCCGTGACCGCCACGGCGCCTGGTTCGGTTCGGCCGGCGTCTCCGACACCGCGTCCGGGGAGAAGCGCCACCCGTCCGAGCGGTTCCGGATCGGGAGCACGACGAAGGCCTTCACCGCCACGCTCGTCCTGCAGCTGGCGGCCGAAGGCCGGCTGAGCCTCGACGACACGATGGAGCGGTGGCTGCCCGGGATGGTGACGGGCAACGGATACGACGGCCGTTCCATCACCATCCGGCACCTGCTCAACCACACCAGCGGCATCTTCAACTACGGCAACGACGCGGAGTTCTTCAAGAAGGGCATCGGCGCGGAGTGGTTCCAGCACCGCTACGACAGCCACACCCCAGCACAGTTGATCGGGATCGGGCTGGCCACCCCGGCTCCCTTCGCTCCGGGCGAGGCCTTCCTGTACTCCAACACCAACTACTTCCTGGCCGCGCTGATCGTCGAGAAGGTCACGGGCGGGACGCTCGCCGAAGCCCTCACCCAGCGGATCGTCGACCCCCTGGCGCTGACCGGGACCTACCTGCCGGGCGAGGAACCGACGATCCGAGGGCCGCACCCCCGGCACTACTCCACCCTTTTCGCCTCCGAGACCCCACCCCGGATCCACGACGCGACCGAGATGAACCAGTCCTTCGCGTGGGCGGCCGGCGGCATCATCTCGACCACGGGTGACCTGCAGCGCTTCTTCGGCGCACTGCTCGGGGGCCGGCTGCTGCCCGCCGAACAGCAGCGGGAGATGTTCACGACCGTCGACACCACGGGCCCCGTCCCGTGGATCCCGGGCACCGGGTACGGCCTGGGCGTCTTCTCCTGGACGCTGCCGTCGGGCGTCACGGTCTGGGGCAACGCGGGCGCGACGTACGGCTCGTGGACCTGCGCCATGGGCTCCCGGGACGGCGAGCACCTGCTCACCAGCCAGCTGGGCGGCGACTGGTGCGGCCTGGCCCCCTTCGTGGACGTGCTCGGCACCGAATTCGGCCCGGCCGCAGGGAACTGA
- a CDS encoding DUF4118 domain-containing protein gives MSGYWIRLHDPLALVAALVAPFLVALALVPFRSGLSATNEALIMVVVVVAVASLGTRAAGGLAALSAAAWFDFFLTRPYERFSIAGGDEIQTAVLLLLVGLIVSQLAVRTRRLEAVAVTDSAHLSSLQATVRLAEDGGSPEVVVEYVRRELVGLLGLRGCRFEYGTLMGQLPRLEHDGSVWLRRGRRITEYTEWPDGETELRAVGGGHYYGRFLLDPSPGRPLPPEEARLVAVALAAQAGAALDSADLPHQA, from the coding sequence ATGTCCGGCTACTGGATCCGGCTCCACGACCCCCTCGCCCTCGTCGCGGCGCTCGTGGCCCCCTTCCTCGTCGCACTCGCGCTCGTGCCCTTCCGGTCGGGTCTTTCGGCGACGAACGAGGCCCTGATCATGGTCGTCGTCGTGGTCGCGGTCGCCTCCCTGGGTACGCGGGCGGCGGGCGGGCTGGCCGCCCTGTCGGCGGCGGCCTGGTTCGACTTCTTCCTGACCAGGCCCTACGAGCGGTTCAGCATCGCCGGCGGTGACGAGATCCAGACGGCGGTCCTGCTGCTCCTCGTCGGGCTGATCGTCTCCCAGCTGGCGGTCCGTACCCGCCGGCTCGAAGCGGTCGCGGTCACGGACTCGGCGCACCTGTCGAGCCTCCAGGCGACCGTCCGCCTCGCCGAGGACGGTGGCTCGCCGGAGGTGGTGGTCGAGTACGTGCGCCGGGAGCTGGTGGGCCTGCTGGGGCTGCGCGGCTGCCGCTTCGAGTACGGAACCCTGATGGGACAGCTGCCGCGGCTGGAGCACGACGGCAGCGTCTGGCTGCGCCGTGGCCGGCGGATCACCGAGTACACCGAGTGGCCGGACGGCGAGACCGAGCTGCGGGCCGTCGGCGGTGGGCACTACTACGGCCGCTTCCTCCTCGACCCGTCCCCCGGCCGGCCGCTGCCGCCCGAGGAGGCCCGTCTGGTGGCCGTCGCGCTGGCCGCTCAGGCCGGCGCCGCCCTGGACTCGGCCGACCTGCCGCACCAGGCCTGA
- a CDS encoding GbsR/MarR family transcriptional regulator, with protein sequence MPGGRLTHHERLEIAEGLREGLSYTDIAGRLDRPVSTVTREVARNGGPAAYRADTAHRATAGRARRRTAPPGISPTVSAATTAATGAVHGRDPEAVHELEEQFTAMMVGTGLPRMTARVLTSLYVTDGGSLTATELAQRLQVSPASVSKAVGELEQQELIRRERDPGRRRDRYVIDADAWFRGWMASARQNAMLADFALRGAEVLGSATPAGTRMQDIGHFFEHVGRTMIQAAEEWRQADAARRGTPG encoded by the coding sequence ATGCCCGGAGGCAGACTGACCCACCACGAGCGGCTGGAGATCGCCGAGGGGCTGAGGGAAGGACTCAGCTACACCGACATCGCCGGGCGCCTGGACAGGCCCGTCTCCACCGTCACCCGGGAGGTGGCCCGCAACGGTGGTCCCGCCGCCTACCGCGCCGACACCGCCCATCGCGCCACCGCGGGTCGCGCGCGCCGCCGCACGGCGCCTCCGGGCATCTCCCCGACGGTTTCCGCGGCCACGACCGCGGCCACCGGCGCGGTCCACGGACGCGACCCGGAGGCCGTCCACGAACTGGAGGAACAGTTCACGGCGATGATGGTCGGTACGGGTCTGCCCCGGATGACCGCCCGGGTACTGACGAGCCTGTACGTCACCGACGGAGGCAGCCTGACCGCCACCGAGCTCGCCCAGCGCCTCCAGGTCAGCCCCGCCTCGGTCTCCAAGGCCGTCGGCGAACTCGAACAGCAGGAACTCATCAGGCGCGAGCGCGACCCCGGTCGGCGGCGCGACCGGTACGTCATCGACGCCGACGCCTGGTTCCGCGGCTGGATGGCCAGCGCCCGCCAGAACGCCATGCTGGCCGACTTCGCCCTGCGCGGCGCCGAGGTACTCGGCTCGGCGACACCGGCCGGCACCCGGATGCAGGACATCGGCCACTTCTTCGAGCACGTCGGCCGGACCATGATCCAGGCGGCCGAGGAATGGCGCCAGGCCGATGCCGCGAGGCGCGGAACCCCCGGCTGA